GCCCGGGCCTGCGGCGAGCGCGGCTTCGTGAAAAGCCAGCTGATGTATTTGGAGAAGGCCAAAGACGTAGATCCCAAAAACTACGACGTCTGGTGGGAACGCGGCCTGGCTTTGGAAAAAGATGCGCAGTTTGACGAGGCCGTAAAATCCTGGCTCAAAGCCGAGTCCGTGGCCAAGGTCGCCAGCGAGGAAGCCGATCGGGCGCATCGGGCCGTCTCGCGGTTGCAAGTCGATTTGACAATGAAATCCAACGTCCAGCAAGACGAAGCGAAGCACGAGAGCGCCAAACCAGAAACTGAAGCCGACCGGATTTACCGGACCTATTTGGCCGCTTCCGCCGGACTAAAACCCAACAAGCGCACCCGCGCCGAAGAACTGCTGGACAAAATCGCCGCTGAACCCGGCGAATACATGCTCTACACCGAGCTGGCCGACAACCACGAACGGGCCGGCAATTTCAGTGAGGCCGAAAGCGTGCTCAACCGCGGTTTGGATGCCACCGGCGATTTGCGCATTCGTGAACAACTGGAAGACGTGCAAATCCGCCGCATGCAAAATCAACTGCTGATTGCCCAGCGGCGCGCAGCCGAGCTGAAAACCGACGAAGCCCAACAACAGGTGCGGCAAATCAACGTCGAGTTGAACAATCAAGAGTTGGAAGTGTATCGCAAACGCGTCGATCGCTATCCCACGAACACGCATTGGAAATTTTTGGCGGGGGAGCGGTTGAAAAAATCCGGCAATTACGCCGAAGCCATCAAAATGCTACAGGATGCCCGCAACGATCCCAAACACCGCGGCATGGTGTTATTGGAATTAGGCATTTGCTTTCACCAAATCAAACAATTTAAGCTGGCCAAGCAGCATTATGTGCAAGCGGTCGAAGCCATCCCGGAAAAAGAGATTGAACACCGCAAAAGAGCCTTGTATTTTGCCGGAGTGTTGGCGATGGGCTTGGCCGGAATGGATAAGACCGGCTTGAACGAAGAGGAATTGGACGAGGCGGAAAAGTATTTCACCCAACTGGCCGCTTTGGATTTTAATTATCTCGACATCTCGAAACGTCTGGACAAAATCGCCAAACTACGCAATAAATAAGGGTCCGCTTCGCGAGTGTCCGGGTGTCTATGTGTCTGGTGGCCTGGGTACGGTGCGAAGCAGTGTCGAAAATTCATCGATGTGTCAGACACTTAGACACCAAATACCCCGAACCTCATGCCCAACATTGCTAGTGCGCGAAAGCGTCATCGACAAAACCTCAAAGCCCGGGCCCGCAACCGCGCCGTCAAAAGCGAGTTGAAGACCGAAATCCGCAAAGTCAACGAAACGGCGGCAGCCGGAAAAATGGCCGATGCGGAATTGGAATTCCGCGTCGCCGTGGCCAAGCTCGATCGCGCGGCCGCCAAGCGAATTATTCATCCCAACCGGGCGGCCCGGTTGAAATCGCGCCTCTCGGCACATTTGAAGTCGATGAAGAAGAAATAGTTGCTTCTTGGTATTTAGCCCCCGGTCAATAACCGGGGGCTAATTCTGCCAGGCCACGCCCGATCTCTTACCACTCTATTTGCTCGGCCGCGAACACCGGGCCTTCCACGCAGGTGCGGCGGTAATCCCAACCGCCGTCGCTCTGGCGGACTTTGGCCACGCAGGTAAAGCAGATGCCAATGCCGCAGGCCATGGGCGTTTCCAGCGAAACCTGACAGGGCACATTGTAATCGTGGGCGATTTTCGCCACGCCGGCCATCATCGGCTCCGGACCGCAACAACAGATTGCGGTCAGTGGCCGGACTTCGGCGATCTCAGTCGGGCCGTGGTCAATGGTCGATTGCTCCAACACCTGCCGCAACACGTCGGTGACGAGTCCATGATGACCGGCCGTGCCGTCATCGGTGCTAAGGCGAACATCGAGGCCCAGACGCCGAAAATCGTCGGCCCCTGCAAAATAAGCGGCGCTGCGCGCGCCATAACAAAACGTAATTTGCTTCGGTCGCGGCACAGTCCGGGGTGGTTGACCGTAGCGTTTGAATCCAA
This Pirellulales bacterium DNA region includes the following protein-coding sequences:
- the rpsT gene encoding 30S ribosomal protein S20, with the translated sequence MPNIASARKRHRQNLKARARNRAVKSELKTEIRKVNETAAAGKMADAELEFRVAVAKLDRAAAKRIIHPNRAARLKSRLSAHLKSMKKK
- a CDS encoding dihydroorotate dehydrogenase electron transfer subunit; the protein is MSNRLHAPFYADAGCQACATVLENVQLARDTFRVRLACPAIARQITPGQFIMLRLAGCDDPLLGRPLALYDTVLSDAGEPTWLDVVYLVAGKFTRRLASCVAGQPMDVWGPLGNGFPPQTAEHLIMVAGGIGVTPFLALAAEHVGFKRYGQPPRTVPRPKQITFCYGARSAAYFAGADDFRRLGLDVRLSTDDGTAGHHGLVTDVLRQVLEQSTIDHGPTEIAEVRPLTAICCCGPEPMMAGVAKIAHDYNVPCQVSLETPMACGIGICFTCVAKVRQSDGGWDYRRTCVEGPVFAAEQIEW